GAGCACCTCGCGGTCCTCCTCGGCGCTGCGCGGCGGCGTGAACGGCGGCAGCCGCAGGGAGAACTGGCCCCAGGAGGCGGGCGTCATGACGCCGATGCCGCCGAGCTCGCCGATGACGGACAGCTGCGACCGGAGCTGCTGGATGGCGTCCTTGCGCTTGGCCGGGTCGAAGTCGCCGATGAAGTGCGGCATGTCCACGCAGACCGTCGGCATGACGACGCCGTCGGCCAGCGCCCGCTTGAGCTCGGTCAGGCGGCCGGCGAAGTGGAAATCGCCCTTGCCGCGCAGCTCGATGGCGTCGAACCCGGCGTCGACGGCGAACGCGAACTTCTCCTGCAGCGAGCGGCCGGGCAAGAGCTGCTCCTGGACGGCGAGCTTCACAGTCACTCCTCGAATTGGAAGACGAGCTGGAGCACCTCGGATTGGTGCTTGTCGAGCAGGTCGAAGGCCTCGGCCGCCCGCTCGACGGGGACGACGTGGGTGATGAGCTCGGCGACCTCGACCTCGCCCCGGTGCACGAGCTCCATGAACGTGCGCTGCAGGCGTTCGACGTCCCAGCGGTGGGAGAGCCAGGAGGCGACCCCGCCGATCTGTGAGGAGACGAGCTGGACCTGGTTGTGGTGGAACTCCTCGCCCAGCCGCAGGCCGACGCCGTCGCCCTGGTAGAAGCCGGCGGCCACGACCCGGCCGCCCTTGCGGACGGTGCGGATGGCCTCGTGCAGGCCGAGGTGGGTGCCGCTGAGCTCGATGACGGTGTCGGCGCCCTCGACGCGCTTGCGCATGAACTCGGCGACCGAGCCGGCGGCGACGTCGAACGTCTCGGCCGCGCCGAACCTCCTGGCCAGCTCCAGCCGGTCGGCGATGGCGTCGGCGGCGACGACGCGGGCGCCGCTGAGCACGGCGAGGCGGGTGGCG
The Actinomadura luzonensis genome window above contains:
- a CDS encoding zinc-binding dehydrogenase; the protein is MRVITFEEPGHVRVGLESPAPIVPGSVRIRTIYSGVSAGTELTAYRGTNPYLNRKWDTERRLFVEGRTHAYPLTGWGYQEVGEVVEAAPDVADPPVGSLVWGIWGHRAEAVLPADKLVGHVLPPGSDPLGGVFARVGAIALNAVHAADIHLGDQIAVFGQGVIGLLATRLAVLSGARVVAADAIADRLELARRFGAAETFDVAAGSVAEFMRKRVEGADTVIELSGTHLGLHEAIRTVRKGGRVVAAGFYQGDGVGLRLGEEFHHNQVQLVSSQIGGVASWLSHRWDVERLQRTFMELVHRGEVEVAELITHVVPVERAAEAFDLLDKHQSEVLQLVFQFEE